The genomic interval AGTCTtactcaacatttttttaaatatcccCTATTCataaatattatcatgataataatgagaaaataaaaagtcaaggCACAGGTTTCAACAACTAACAAAAATATAattgtatattcatttattcattttgtgttaGTTTGAAGCTTGGCTTGCATGTTACTCCATGAAGGACCCTCCTGAGAAAAGATAATGGACAACATTGACAATGACAGTCTATTATTCAGTTTACAAAATGCAGTGTGTGCAGAATGTTAgtattcacaataaaataaataaatattaggtTTATAGATTTTTGTATAGAATGTTTTAAAGACATATCCCATTACATATTATGCACTTGTCAAGGCGTTTTCTGTATACTGCATTGCAAAAACAGACAATTTGCATAGCAAagataaaatgtgtatataaatatataaaatgaatacagaGAAGTGagataaaatgtaatcattcatAATGCAAGATCTGATTACTCATGTCAGTGAATCAAAAGAGTTTAGAATTAGAAAAAtcatctgtaaatatttttccTGTAATGATCATCTTAAAAGCTGATCGAAACCAGCTGTAAAAGAAAGCATAAACAAATGGATTGAACATTGAATTTGACCATCCAAGCCACTTAAATGACTGAAGTACATGAAGTGGTATTGTATAATTAGTCACAGGATGAAGGCTGATGGACAGAAAGTAAGGCGTCCAACTCATGAGAAAAACCCCCACCACAATAGCCAGAGTTTTAGTCGCCTTTCTCTCTACTTTACTGACAGCTGCAGCAGATTTATCCATGCTTAGGATGCTGCGTGCCTGTTTATGTGCCACCATCAAAATCTTAAGGTAGATTGAAAACATCGTTACAGCCGGGAAGCCAAACGTAAACAGAACCGATGCAACTACTGTACCCTGTGTTTTAGCTTGAAATGCAGCACACTTATTTTTCTGTCCTTTGTCCGGGGCCTTTAGAGTGAAAACAATTCCATTTAGAGCGGCAATAGTCCAGGACACCAGAATCATGATCCAAACGACACGGACAGTTATTTTAGTTCTGTATCTCAGAGGCTGACACACTGCATAATATCTGTCAACAGAAATGCAGCACAAGCTCCAAATGGAAGAACTGCACAGTATTACATCTAAAGTACCTCGTACCTTACAAAGTAAACCATGTAGATGCTGATATGAGCTGACAAAGAGCATGACACTGAAAGGCAAGATGAAAAGTCCAACTAGCAGgtcagccacagccagagagagcatCAGGAAGTTTGTAGGAGTGTGGAGCTGTTTGAAGTAAACTATAGAGATTATTACAAGTAGGTTTCCAAACATTATGAGAATTGACAAAATGCCACCAAAAATACATAAGAGATATGAAATAGTCACTGCAGTTACGTCAGGCACATTTGCTGATTCATTAAAAAGAGGCTGATCTCCAACAACAGCTGAAGAATCCATGCTTAAATTATCATTAATACCTAATAACTCAATAACCTACCAAATATTAAGACAGATACACGTAAAGCCACATAGTCATGCAGTAGAAGCATCAAgttttctgtatgtttcatGCCATTCTCTTAATCCTGGTTTGTGCATCTGTCGTGAAAGGTGTCTCTAATCTCTCTGCTGGTGAGCAGAATGTCAGGATTATAAATAATGTCCTATCACATTAGCATATTTAAATCAAGAAAAGTATGTGTAATGTCATCGTTCTAAGTCATACACTTGAGgtcaccccccacacacacactttctgtgTTAAAAGGGATATGGGctcaaaataaaaaccaaaaagtaCACTGTATgtaatttttttgaaaaaataaatgttcaaatatttcCAATGTgttgtctttcattttaaataattcctcTTACTTTGATTACACTTTATTATGTACATCTGTTCAACTATTTGTTAATATAAATATCTAAGTGGCCAATTTCATGGCagcattcaaacatttaaacatggtcaagatgacctgctgaaattccaaccaagcatcagaatggaGAATAGGGCTGTCAATTTTCCTCTATAATCCCATTCAAATTccatttcttattatttttaatattcaaattatattcCCATTTTTTATAAGAattgtaatacattttaattactATGTGGTTGTTATATGTTCTGTCCACTGGGCCATGCACGGGACACTGGCGGCCTGCAGGTGCCTCTCGATGCTGTTAATATAATTAGCCGTGTTGTCCATGGTGATGGAGAACACTGACTCACAACTCATGTTCTACACCCGAGTATGTCGCCGGTGCATCTGACAACGTTTTCGGCAGTGTGGCTTGTCTGAGCTTCGGTCATTTTGAGAATCATATCTATGAGGTATAATCAAGCACAGCAGACCACCACGATCCAAGCCCACAACAACATGCAACAGAGACTAAGATCCAGGGCAGGAGGCCACCCATAAACTGGCCAAAATCCTGCTCGAAAAAACTATGGAAACAGTCAACACAGACATCAGCATGCAGCTGGAGTAATTGAGCGGAACAGCAATGAAGAAGCTGATTTACAGCTACGGAGCTGATCGCTTTGGAACTGTAGCGCAGAGGAGAATGGCACCATCCATTCCAAATACTGTAAGTCCAGGAGACAGCTGGAAATAGAGTGTCTGGTCAAGGAGAGAAGACTACTGAAGccccagaggaggagagagagggtaTAGACATGCTGCAAGCAAAAATTAAGAACTGATTGTCAGCACTCATGAGAGCTGAGAACATGAGAAAGAGACGGTTCctgaaatactgtaaataactaATTATAGTAAAACATATCTATGTGTTTATTCACTCATTACATACCAATTTCAGAACATTTGTCTATGTGTCCACTAATAAACCTAATGGTGTTCCTGCTGTTGCCACCAACGCATGGTGGCCCTGCACTCAAATCACCTAAAGTTACGTTCCCTTTTGAACTTCTCTTCACTGAGTTGGACAGCATTGTTTGTTGTGTATAGGTCACACAAACGGACACACAGGTGCTTGCTTGTCATGGTTGTAAGACAGTGACGGACTAACAGgaaagtgatgtgatgtgtgtgggagagactCACAcgttattgttttgttcttacaTTGTACTCTGCAAATGACCACGCGACCACACACttccatgtgtgcgtgtgtgccacCTGAAAATAGAGCTCCCCAAATGTCACGGTGTAATTCAAACAGTGGTGGCTATTAATAATAAACTGCAGACAcgacatttacaaaaaatattgGTTAATATTGGCACTGTGTTTCATAAGTCTGAACACATTTGTAATTGCTCATGAGGGTAAGCTAAAAGTGCAATAATGAACTTTCACTTAAGATAAGGAAATCTTTTGGGGATATTATACCTGCTGGTAAAAGTCTTACTCAACATTTTGTAAATATCCCCTATTCATAAATATTACCATGCTaattttctaaataaatgagaaaataaaaaggcaaGGCACCGGTTTCAACAACTAACAAAAATATAACTTTTAtattcattaattcatgttgtgtattttttaagcTTCGCTTGCGTGTTACTCCATGCAGGACCCTCCTGAGAAAAGATCATGGACAACTATCATTAGTAACAGTGACAGTTTATTATCGTTTACAAAATGCAGTGTGTGCAAAATGACAACGTACACAGTAAAAGAGATAAATATAaggtttaaataaatataagtatataaatataaagattttttttatcgaATGTTTTAAAGACGTATATATCCCATTACATATTATGCACTTGTCAATGTGTTTTCTATACACTGCATTgcaaaaacagataaaatgtGTACATGAATATATGAAATGAATACAGAGATGTGAGATATAATGTATTCAATCTTAGTGCCAGAACAGTCAGTGAATCAAAAGAGTTGAGAATTTGAAAAATCATCTGTAAATATTTTCCCTGTAATGATCATCCTAAAAGCTGATCGAAACCAGCTGTAAAAGAAAGCATAAATAAATGGATTGAACATTGAATTTGACCATCCAAGCCATTTAAATGATTGAAGAACATGAACTGGTATTGTATAATTAGTCACAGGATGAAGGCTGATGGACAGAAAGTAAGGCATCCAACTCATTAGAAAAACCCCCACCACAATAGCCAGAGTTTTAGTCGCCTTTCTCTCCATTTTACTGACATTTGCACCAGATTTATCCGTGCTTTGGATGCTGCGTGCCTGTTTATGTGCTACCATCAAAATCTTAAGGTAGATGGAAGATATTATTACAGCTGGGATGCCAAATGCAAAAACAGCAGACAGAACTAttgtcttctgtgtttgaaCTTGAATTGAGGCACATGTGTTGCTTTTTTGTCCTTTGTCCTTTAATGAGAGAATAATTCCATTTAGAGTTGCGATTGTCCAGGACACCATGATCATGATCCAAACGACACGGACATTTATTTTAGTTCTGTATCTCAGAGGCTGACACACTGCATAATATCTGTCAACGGAAATGCAGCACAAGTTCCAAATGGAAGAACTGCACAGTA from Solea solea chromosome 17, fSolSol10.1, whole genome shotgun sequence carries:
- the LOC131444019 gene encoding trace amine-associated receptor 4-like, producing MDSSDVVADQLLFNESANVPDITAVTISYLLCIFGGILSVLILCGNLLVIISIAYFKQLHTPTNFLMLSLAVADLLVGLLVLPFSVMLFVRSYWHLHDLLCKVRGSLDALLCSSSIWNLCCISVDRYYAVCQPLRYRTKINVRVVWIMIMVSWTIATLNGIILSLKDKGQKSNTCASIQVQTQKTIVLSAVFAFGIPAVIISSIYLKILMVAHKQARSIQSTDKSGANVSKMERKATKTLAIVVGVFLMSWMPYFLSISLHPVTNYTIPVHVLQSFKWLGWSNSMFNPFIYAFFYSWFRSAFRMIITGKIFTDDFSNSQLF
- the LOC131444018 gene encoding trace amine-associated receptor 1-like, whose translation is MDSSAVVGDQPLFNESANVPDVTAVTISYLLCIFGGILSILIMFGNLLVIISIVYFKQLHTPTNFLMLSLAVADLLVGLFILPFSVMLFVSSYQHLHGLLCKVRGTLDVILCSSSIWSLCCISVDRYYAVCQPLRYRTKITVRVVWIMILVSWTIAALNGIVFTLKAPDKGQKNKCAAFQAKTQGTVVASVLFTFGFPAVTMFSIYLKILMVAHKQARSILSMDKSAAAVSKVERKATKTLAIVVGVFLMSWTPYFLSISLHPVTNYTIPLHVLQSFKWLGWSNSMFNPFVYAFFYSWFRSAFKMIITGKIFTDDFSNSKLF